From the genome of Verrucomicrobiota bacterium:
GGAGGTCTCGATCAGCAAAGCCACTTTCGGCCGGGTGCGCATGGCGTTTGAGCGATGCCGTTAACGCACGTTTTCTTCCAGAGCCGCAATATCTTTCAACGCTTGCTTCAGGAAGTCGGCGTGCTCTTCCAGGCCTTGCGTGTGGGTGGTGGTGAGCCAGGCGTCCACCGTTTGGATTGCTGTGAACGGGGTGAAAATCAGGCCGCCCAGCGTCAATACATTGGCGTTGTTAATGGCTTTGCAGAGCTTGGCGGTCAGCGGGGATTCCACTACACTGGCATAAACGCCTTTGAATTTGTTGGCCACGATGGCCATCCCCATGCCGGTGCCGCAAAACAGGATGGCGCGCTCCGCCTGGCCTGCCTGTAACGCTTTGGCGGCCAGCACGGCGGCATCATAATATTTGGCAGGTGTTTCCCGCGTGCCGCCCACGTCGCTCACTTCATGCCCCAACTTCTGCAGGTGCTCTT
Proteins encoded in this window:
- a CDS encoding RpiB/LacA/LacB family sugar-phosphate isomerase, yielding MKTASEERTMKIVVGADPWGLELKQAVKEHLQKLGHEVSDVGGTRETPAKYYDAAVLAAKALQAGQAERAILFCGTGMGMAIVANKFKGVYASVVESPLTAKLCKAINNANVLTLGGLIFTPFTAIQTVDAWLTTTHTQGLEEHADFLKQALKDIAALEENVR